One window of the Clostridium sp. MB40-C1 genome contains the following:
- a CDS encoding methyl-accepting chemotaxis protein, producing the protein MDNNVDAIIDYQRKTYKLVINIYILSITAAVLLFPTVKAFGLYPEVEWKYIIGFIVIGLLENILLGLTKNKISDREKTSDKKFSRVKTLVGLGCFVNYIYMSIMIPSKELWVCVFYFILLCAAFLDKKLIIESIGLGIVSQVLIFKMNPSALPSQDVLLREGIMRLVVISLICFGIYFFMYLSSDLLEKVDLKIKTEVEHNKKISNLFNRISEFSQTLLSSSENLTAVIEDEHSFIQEIASTSMEVNEDSNEMLAKTEKNREILEGLLNLNQTVSTKAKDTEKLSSDLIGIANENKGSLNKSLEIIDNIKVSIENTLNATKVLNEKSDQLDSIFKILADISDKTNLLALNASIEAARVGEAGKGFAVVATEIQKLSESTKQSLDEVGLITNELKGNVCKVENLMINNNGEIIEGNNILNSVFNSVEKMMLVLNTSVNDIKDINTSAEVLLTEVNSVVKFNANIYGTTKETINKFKNVTKKINENVNLIEEISVNTENLKDIASEMNKIIE; encoded by the coding sequence ATGGATAATAATGTTGATGCCATTATAGATTATCAAAGAAAAACTTATAAATTAGTTATAAATATTTATATTTTAAGTATTACTGCAGCAGTATTGTTATTTCCTACTGTAAAAGCATTTGGATTATATCCAGAAGTTGAGTGGAAATATATAATTGGGTTTATTGTAATAGGTTTATTGGAAAATATACTATTAGGACTTACAAAAAACAAAATTTCAGATAGAGAAAAAACAAGTGATAAGAAATTTTCTAGAGTTAAAACTCTAGTAGGATTAGGTTGTTTTGTAAATTATATTTATATGTCAATTATGATTCCATCTAAAGAATTATGGGTATGTGTATTTTACTTTATTTTATTATGTGCAGCATTTTTAGATAAAAAGTTAATCATAGAATCAATTGGATTAGGTATTGTTTCACAAGTACTAATTTTTAAAATGAATCCTTCAGCTTTACCGTCACAAGATGTATTATTAAGAGAAGGAATTATGAGGTTAGTTGTTATATCTCTAATATGTTTTGGAATATATTTCTTTATGTATCTTTCTAGTGATTTATTAGAAAAAGTTGATCTTAAAATAAAAACAGAAGTTGAACATAACAAAAAGATATCAAATTTATTTAATAGAATATCAGAGTTTTCACAAACTCTACTAAGTTCTAGTGAAAATTTAACCGCTGTTATAGAAGATGAGCATAGCTTTATTCAAGAAATAGCAAGTACTAGTATGGAAGTTAATGAAGATAGTAATGAAATGTTAGCAAAAACAGAAAAAAATAGAGAAATATTAGAAGGATTACTGAACTTAAATCAAACAGTATCCACAAAAGCTAAAGATACAGAAAAATTATCTTCTGATTTAATAGGTATTGCTAATGAAAATAAAGGTTCACTTAATAAATCTTTGGAAATTATAGACAATATAAAGGTGAGTATAGAAAATACTCTTAATGCTACAAAAGTATTAAATGAAAAATCAGATCAATTAGATAGTATTTTTAAAATTTTAGCTGATATTTCAGATAAGACTAATCTTTTAGCATTAAATGCATCAATTGAAGCTGCAAGGGTTGGAGAAGCAGGTAAAGGATTTGCAGTAGTAGCTACTGAAATACAAAAACTTTCTGAAAGCACTAAACAATCCTTAGATGAAGTTGGTTTAATTACAAATGAACTTAAGGGTAATGTTTGTAAAGTAGAAAATCTTATGATAAACAACAATGGAGAGATAATAGAGGGAAATAATATATTAAATTCAGTATTTAATAGTGTAGAAAAAATGATGTTAGTATTAAATACATCTGTAAATGATATAAAAGATATAAATACATCTGCTGAGGTATTGTTAACTGAAGTAAATAGTGTTGTAAAATTTAATGCAAATATATATGGAACTACTAAAGAAACTATAAATAAATTTAAAAATGTTACTAAAAAAATTAATGAAAATGTAAACCTTATAGAAGAAATATCAGTTAATACTGAGAATTTAAAGGATATAGCAAGTGAAATGAATAAAATTATTGAATAA
- a CDS encoding amidohydrolase yields the protein MTNEELKKLVCKTIDDNAEKLITLAKKIDSSPELGFKENKTSEIIANFFEELNLPYKKNLAITGVKAKLKDSSEGPNVAILGELDAVLCPTSSKADPLTGAAHACGHNLQLTAMMGAALGLKLSNVSDKLHGNVTFMGVPAEEFIEIEYREKLHKEGKIHFFGGKQELIYLGEFDDVDISMMMHSDKNTPETKVSVGDTSNGFMAKTIQYIGKTAHAAEAPHEGVNALNAAMIGLMGINALRETFIDEDHVRVHPIITKGGDTVNSVPCDVRLETYVRAKSMKSIENTHVKVDNALKAGGYAVGAETIVKTIPGYLPLNCSKDLNSLFVDNALSILPKEQVVNAGHFGASTDMGDLSHIIPTIHPFIGGVDGALHTEYFHAVNYSSAALLPAKLFAMTVIDLLSNEAEKAKEVKANFKPLLTKEEYVAMMENYFS from the coding sequence ATGACCAATGAAGAATTAAAAAAACTAGTCTGCAAAACTATTGATGACAATGCAGAAAAACTTATAACCTTAGCTAAAAAAATTGATTCATCTCCAGAGCTTGGTTTTAAGGAGAACAAAACTTCAGAAATTATAGCAAATTTTTTTGAAGAACTGAATCTTCCTTATAAAAAAAATTTAGCTATAACAGGTGTGAAAGCAAAATTAAAGGACTCCTCAGAAGGACCTAATGTAGCTATTCTTGGTGAATTAGATGCCGTTCTTTGTCCAACTAGTTCTAAAGCAGATCCTTTAACAGGAGCAGCTCATGCATGCGGTCACAATTTACAACTTACAGCAATGATGGGCGCAGCTTTAGGATTAAAATTATCTAATGTTTCAGACAAACTTCATGGTAATGTAACGTTTATGGGGGTTCCAGCTGAAGAATTTATAGAAATTGAATATAGAGAAAAACTTCATAAAGAAGGTAAAATTCATTTCTTTGGTGGAAAACAAGAACTTATATATCTTGGTGAATTTGATGATGTAGACATCTCTATGATGATGCATTCTGACAAAAACACACCTGAAACTAAAGTATCCGTTGGAGATACAAGCAATGGCTTTATGGCTAAAACTATTCAGTATATTGGTAAAACTGCTCATGCAGCTGAAGCACCTCATGAGGGTGTTAATGCTTTAAATGCAGCAATGATAGGTCTTATGGGAATAAATGCTCTTAGAGAAACTTTCATTGATGAAGATCACGTAAGAGTTCACCCTATTATAACCAAAGGTGGAGATACAGTTAATAGCGTTCCTTGTGATGTTAGACTTGAAACTTATGTTAGAGCTAAAAGCATGAAATCAATAGAAAACACTCATGTTAAAGTAGACAATGCTTTAAAAGCCGGTGGTTACGCTGTAGGAGCTGAAACTATTGTAAAAACAATTCCAGGTTATTTACCTTTGAACTGTTCTAAAGACTTAAATAGCTTGTTTGTAGATAATGCTTTAAGCATATTACCCAAAGAACAAGTAGTAAATGCTGGGCATTTTGGTGCTTCAACAGATATGGGAGATTTATCTCATATAATACCTACAATACATCCTTTTATTGGTGGAGTTGATGGTGCTCTTCATACAGAATATTTTCACGCAGTAAACTATTCTTCAGCTGCTTTATTACCTGCTAAATTATTCGCTATGACTGTAATAGACTTATTGAGTAATGAAGCTGAAAAAGCTAAAGAAGTAAAAGCAAATTTCAAACCTTTATTAACTAAAGAAGAATATGTAGCTATGATGGAAAATTATTTTAGCTAA
- a CDS encoding DUF3100 domain-containing protein: protein MKNWKLHGIVLILVIISELIGAFNFKCGPGTIVLLPMLYALVIGIFLTPKFLKVANEKDMSDAGSLITVTLMLLMARYGTLIGPSLPQIIKAGPALILQEFGNIGTVFLGIPLAVLLGLKRESIGAAHSIAREPNVALISDVYGMEGPEGQGVMGVYICGTVFGTLFFGVIASFFAAYSPLHPYSLAMASGVGSASMMTASVGSLSSMYPQMKDTLAAFGAASNMLSGLDGLYMSLWLSLPISEWLYKKSYKLKYGTLPEAELKEDN from the coding sequence ATGAAAAATTGGAAACTTCATGGGATAGTTCTTATCCTTGTAATTATCTCAGAACTTATTGGGGCATTTAACTTTAAATGTGGTCCTGGAACTATCGTTTTATTACCTATGCTTTATGCTTTAGTAATAGGTATATTCTTAACACCTAAATTTTTAAAAGTAGCAAATGAAAAAGATATGTCTGATGCTGGAAGCTTAATAACTGTAACCCTAATGTTACTTATGGCTCGCTATGGAACTTTAATAGGTCCAAGTTTACCTCAAATAATAAAAGCTGGTCCTGCACTTATTCTTCAAGAATTCGGAAATATAGGTACTGTTTTTCTTGGAATACCTTTAGCTGTATTGCTTGGTCTAAAGAGAGAATCCATTGGAGCTGCTCACTCTATAGCTCGTGAACCAAACGTGGCTCTTATAAGTGATGTTTATGGTATGGAAGGTCCTGAGGGCCAAGGTGTTATGGGAGTATATATTTGCGGTACGGTTTTTGGAACTTTATTTTTCGGCGTAATTGCAAGTTTTTTTGCTGCATACTCACCATTACATCCATATTCTTTAGCTATGGCTTCTGGAGTTGGAAGTGCTAGTATGATGACTGCATCAGTAGGTTCTCTAAGTTCTATGTATCCTCAGATGAAAGATACTTTAGCTGCTTTTGGTGCTGCAAGTAATATGCTGTCTGGTCTTGATGGACTATATATGTCTTTATGGTTATCCCTACCAATTTCAGAATGGCTATATAAAAAATCTTATAAACTCAAATATGGAACTTTACCTGAAGCAGAATTAAAGGAGGATAACTAA
- a CDS encoding patatin-like phospholipase family protein: MICDAVFEGGGMRGVGLIGALSYFEKKGYKWRKVGGTSAGAIIAALLASDYTAKEIEKIMVETNFLKFLDKDRMQKIPLLGKPLGVFAEKGIYSGNYFEKWMEELLNKKGVSKFKDICKNGECKLKVIASDITRKKMLILPDSLSDYGINPMNFKISKAIRMSMSIPFYFKPVKFKYHGGISYVVDGGICWNYPISIFDSNDKCEIPTIGFKFKTSNLSYTSEGKTDPMSFLFDIADTMTCRTNGRYLSKKDTARTVFVPAFNVDVTEFNLSKQKSLMLFKSGYRAAKEFLAKWNFEEYTEESN, encoded by the coding sequence ATGATATGTGATGCTGTATTTGAAGGTGGAGGAATGAGAGGAGTAGGTTTGATTGGAGCACTAAGTTACTTTGAAAAGAAAGGATATAAGTGGCGAAAAGTAGGTGGAACCTCTGCTGGTGCTATAATTGCTGCTCTTTTAGCATCTGATTATACTGCAAAAGAAATAGAGAAGATAATGGTTGAAACTAATTTTCTTAAATTTTTAGACAAGGATAGAATGCAAAAAATCCCTTTACTAGGAAAACCTTTGGGAGTCTTTGCAGAGAAAGGAATTTACTCAGGAAACTATTTTGAAAAATGGATGGAAGAGTTACTGAACAAAAAAGGAGTTTCTAAATTTAAGGATATTTGTAAAAATGGAGAATGTAAACTCAAAGTAATTGCTTCAGATATTACAAGAAAAAAGATGTTAATTCTTCCAGATAGTCTTTCTGATTATGGAATAAATCCAATGAATTTTAAAATTTCTAAAGCTATAAGAATGAGTATGAGTATACCCTTTTACTTCAAACCTGTAAAATTTAAATATCATGGTGGAATTAGTTATGTTGTAGACGGTGGAATATGTTGGAACTATCCTATATCTATATTTGACTCTAATGATAAATGTGAAATACCAACCATTGGTTTTAAATTTAAAACTTCAAATTTAAGTTATACTTCTGAAGGAAAAACAGACCCAATGTCTTTTTTATTCGACATCGCAGATACAATGACTTGTAGAACAAATGGAAGATATTTAAGTAAAAAAGATACTGCTAGAACAGTTTTTGTGCCCGCTTTTAATGTAGATGTAACAGAATTTAATCTTTCAAAACAGAAAAGTTTAATGCTTTTTAAGTCTGGATACAGAGCTGCAAAAGAATTTTTAGCTAAATGGAATTTTGAAGAGTATACAGAAGAATCTAATTAA
- a CDS encoding DUF1835 domain-containing protein has product MDKVIHICFSVSASGSLKHAIKSEIIKGDKVICLYDDLSNGPIDKLNTIDKRLEWLKKIILYEELQNTILSKEPKNSELYKEIYNELEVWGVREFKEKYDEYHKEITNVDNEDTIYFWCAENAMEFTGLMYTLELLNCSLEKTYLINASKVTYNQGMINEFTPRAIGEIAPKRFPEFMKMAKKINEEMYQSLLENFKVLKSENTNLRVYEDGKVKSVSEDYFDEFILYYVETEFRKSARAVGNVLGYNKDLTTDTYIVWRITELIKNNKIQYKGKFGIMRCMEIKK; this is encoded by the coding sequence ATGGATAAAGTAATTCATATATGTTTTTCTGTAAGTGCTAGTGGAAGTTTAAAGCATGCAATTAAAAGTGAAATAATTAAAGGAGATAAGGTTATATGTCTTTATGATGATCTATCTAATGGACCTATAGATAAATTAAATACTATAGATAAAAGATTGGAATGGTTAAAAAAGATAATTTTATATGAAGAACTTCAAAACACAATTTTATCAAAAGAACCGAAAAATTCAGAACTTTACAAAGAAATATATAATGAATTAGAAGTTTGGGGAGTAAGGGAGTTTAAGGAAAAATATGATGAGTATCATAAAGAAATTACAAATGTAGATAATGAGGACACTATATATTTTTGGTGTGCTGAAAATGCTATGGAATTTACAGGATTAATGTATACTCTTGAATTATTGAATTGCAGTTTAGAAAAAACTTATTTAATTAATGCATCAAAAGTTACATACAATCAAGGTATGATTAATGAATTTACTCCAAGAGCGATTGGAGAAATAGCCCCAAAAAGATTTCCAGAATTTATGAAGATGGCTAAAAAGATTAATGAAGAGATGTATCAATCTTTATTAGAAAATTTCAAAGTTTTGAAAAGTGAAAATACTAATCTTAGGGTTTATGAGGATGGTAAAGTTAAAAGTGTATCAGAGGATTATTTTGACGAGTTTATATTATATTATGTAGAGACAGAATTTAGAAAATCTGCTAGGGCTGTCGGAAATGTATTAGGATATAATAAAGACCTAACAACTGATACCTATATAGTTTGGAGAATTACTGAGCTTATTAAGAATAATAAAATTCAGTATAAAGGAAAATTTGGAATAATGAGATGTATGGAAATAAAAAAGTAA
- the msrA gene encoding peptide-methionine (S)-S-oxide reductase MsrA: MKEIVLAGGCFWGVEEYMSRNQGVLETKVGYANGIKENPRYEEVCTGTTGHAEACYIKYDESIMSLKELLNKFWSIIDPTSVNKQGNDMGSQYRTGIFYLEEEDLNVIIDSKNQEQKNYKKHMVTEIEPLKCFYEAEEYHQKYLKKNTEGYCHIHLD, from the coding sequence ATGAAGGAAATAGTTTTAGCTGGAGGATGTTTTTGGGGCGTAGAAGAATATATGTCAAGAAATCAGGGAGTATTGGAAACAAAAGTTGGCTATGCAAATGGAATAAAAGAAAATCCTAGATATGAAGAGGTGTGCACTGGAACTACAGGCCACGCAGAAGCTTGTTACATAAAGTATGATGAAAGCATTATGTCTTTAAAAGAATTGTTAAATAAGTTTTGGAGTATAATAGACCCAACATCAGTAAATAAACAGGGTAACGATATGGGAAGTCAATATAGAACAGGTATATTTTATTTAGAAGAGGAAGATTTAAATGTAATCATAGACAGTAAGAATCAAGAACAGAAAAACTATAAAAAGCATATGGTTACTGAAATAGAGCCTCTAAAATGTTTTTATGAGGCTGAAGAATACCATCAAAAATATTTAAAGAAAAATACAGAAGGATATTGTCATATACATTTAGATTAA
- a CDS encoding phosphodiester glycosidase family protein, with protein sequence MKKPKLKSKLLKFFLLELLFCSITTPITVFYGPFNNVRNTLVGMSMTTLNHRWIAKIFLSDKKIQSILSENCIETIAQSKENIDNIDINSDNKNNIERYDIEESGFKGYLLVISNPKKVKVGYAEKLGEVGQTTSEIAKRFNAIAAVNGGAFVDKTSNGTTYAGTGAIPLGVIMSNGKLIKSTVKKNEKKEIIGITKKGNLLVGEYTLEDLEELNCSEALSYGPALIVDGKKVKIKGDGGWGSAPRTAIGQRKDGSILLLVIDGTVVKRLGVTMPELQDILYDQGACNAANLDGGSSATMYFQGKVINNPCDSIGERCIPSAIYVEP encoded by the coding sequence ATGAAAAAACCGAAGCTAAAATCTAAATTATTGAAATTTTTTTTACTAGAATTACTTTTTTGCAGTATAACTACACCTATTACTGTATTTTATGGTCCTTTTAATAATGTAAGAAATACATTAGTTGGAATGTCAATGACAACATTAAATCATAGATGGATTGCTAAAATTTTTCTATCAGATAAAAAAATTCAAAGTATATTAAGTGAAAACTGTATTGAAACAATAGCTCAATCTAAAGAAAATATAGATAATATAGATATAAACTCTGATAATAAGAATAATATTGAAAGATATGATATTGAAGAGTCAGGATTTAAAGGATACCTTCTTGTAATTAGCAATCCTAAAAAAGTTAAAGTGGGATATGCTGAAAAGTTAGGTGAAGTTGGACAAACTACTAGTGAAATAGCTAAACGTTTTAATGCTATAGCAGCTGTAAATGGCGGTGCTTTTGTAGATAAAACATCAAATGGAACTACATATGCAGGTACTGGTGCTATTCCTCTAGGAGTAATAATGTCAAACGGAAAATTAATTAAAAGTACAGTTAAGAAAAATGAAAAAAAAGAAATTATCGGTATAACTAAAAAAGGCAACTTACTTGTAGGCGAATATACTTTAGAAGACCTAGAGGAGTTAAATTGTAGTGAAGCCTTATCCTATGGTCCAGCTTTAATTGTAGATGGTAAAAAAGTTAAAATAAAAGGAGATGGCGGATGGGGATCCGCTCCTAGAACTGCAATAGGTCAAAGAAAAGATGGTAGTATTCTTCTGCTAGTTATAGATGGTACAGTAGTCAAACGACTTGGGGTTACTATGCCCGAACTTCAAGATATTTTATATGATCAAGGTGCATGTAATGCAGCTAATTTAGATGGAGGATCATCTGCTACTATGTATTTTCAAGGAAAAGTAATTAACAATCCTTGTGATAGTATAGGCGAACGTTGTATCCCTTCAGCAATATATGTAGAACCCTAA
- a CDS encoding response regulator, with amino-acid sequence MKRVLLINDCKFEKIVIKDLLIRLGYSVELGDEYEALKMSEELSPDIVIVNLIMKEITGDKLIKKIKSINKDIICILSSSNELNIDEYKGKGVDGIIQTPIDPDKLVGILQYKQNESKKLRFCPYCGNKLGDLSGKIIFCPFCGQHL; translated from the coding sequence TTGAAAAGAGTACTTCTTATTAATGATTGTAAATTTGAAAAAATCGTTATAAAAGATTTACTTATAAGATTAGGATATAGTGTTGAATTAGGTGATGAATATGAAGCGTTAAAAATGAGCGAGGAGCTTTCTCCTGATATTGTTATTGTTAATTTAATAATGAAAGAAATAACAGGAGATAAACTTATAAAAAAAATAAAAAGTATTAATAAAGATATAATTTGTATATTGTCTTCTAGTAACGAGCTTAATATAGATGAGTACAAGGGAAAAGGAGTGGATGGGATTATTCAAACTCCGATAGATCCAGATAAATTAGTGGGAATTCTACAATATAAACAAAATGAGAGTAAAAAGTTAAGGTTTTGTCCATATTGTGGTAATAAACTAGGCGATTTATCTGGCAAAATTATATTTTGTCCTTTTTGTGGACAGCATTTATAG
- a CDS encoding DUF2284 domain-containing protein: MYNEGINQDIIAHIISFGAAYAEEFEPSKLKFSDEIREYCKENLCCSYDTNWMCPPAIGNIQELKKEVIKFENGIVFQTVEIINGKYDKKGMIKGRDLHNDFLKKVVGFIKEKYKLQHILPMGAGPCKICTKCAYLDGKKCRHPEKAVSSAEAYGIDLGQLLDSCDLKYNYSNNSIAYVGMILW; this comes from the coding sequence ATGTATAATGAAGGTATAAATCAAGATATAATTGCACATATAATAAGTTTTGGGGCGGCATATGCAGAAGAATTTGAGCCATCAAAACTTAAATTTTCAGATGAAATTAGAGAATATTGCAAAGAAAACTTATGTTGCTCTTATGATACAAATTGGATGTGTCCACCAGCTATAGGAAATATTCAAGAATTAAAAAAAGAAGTTATTAAATTTGAAAATGGAATTGTATTTCAAACTGTTGAGATAATAAACGGGAAGTATGACAAAAAAGGTATGATTAAAGGAAGAGATCTACATAACGATTTTTTGAAAAAAGTAGTAGGATTTATAAAAGAAAAGTATAAACTACAACATATTTTACCTATGGGAGCAGGACCGTGCAAAATATGTACAAAGTGTGCGTATTTAGATGGGAAAAAGTGTAGACATCCAGAGAAAGCAGTATCATCTGCTGAAGCATATGGAATTGATTTAGGACAACTTTTAGATTCTTGTGATTTAAAATACAATTATTCGAATAACTCTATAGCATATGTTGGAATGATACTGTGGTGA
- a CDS encoding DUF340 domain-containing protein gives MKTKDTLLIMVIVGILSLVGNLIGYKNGIMESVPGMIILVGICVCGVLLTKFIPVKIPSVAYIVLIGSLLTFPGFPFAAAVSAYVKKVSFLSLTTPILAYSGISIGKDLDSFAKIGWKLVVLSCFVFIGTYLSSAIIAQLLLKAMGQI, from the coding sequence ATGAAGACAAAAGATACTTTATTGATAATGGTGATAGTCGGTATTTTGTCCCTAGTAGGTAACCTGATTGGTTATAAAAATGGAATTATGGAGTCTGTTCCTGGAATGATAATACTTGTTGGTATCTGCGTTTGTGGCGTACTTTTAACTAAATTTATTCCTGTTAAGATTCCAAGTGTAGCATATATAGTTTTAATTGGTTCACTTTTAACATTCCCTGGTTTTCCTTTTGCAGCAGCTGTTTCAGCTTATGTAAAAAAGGTTAGCTTTTTATCTTTAACAACTCCAATACTTGCTTATTCAGGTATTTCAATCGGAAAAGATTTAGATTCTTTTGCAAAAATCGGTTGGAAACTAGTAGTATTATCTTGTTTTGTATTCATAGGTACTTATTTATCATCCGCTATTATTGCTCAATTACTTTTAAAAGCTATGGGACAAATTTAA
- a CDS encoding vgrg protein — MSFAGNNISNMFLKAYMAQAKKSLNNDGKLSNDTESFNKEMQTIAFEMMLNQMMESSGNSMMKEYLTTALTQQDSLSSSYGLETLSNYNSFMRNNNYNDTYLQAYTKGMDTDFSGLGIKASKYESNVNPGTISNTPGDYGGKSYGAWQFSAKTGSLNDFINWLKDNNGEFASKLLKAKSKDGNKFGKNFDAEWTSIASNNREQFMKAQQGYVKGHYYDKVAQTLKSKFGFDINTRSNALKESLWSTVVQHGTGGASAIFSKLNLNNSDANIINDLYNERQKVNIYFRSSSDRVKQSVYNRFTREKQDMLSMLKEEFI; from the coding sequence ATGAGTTTCGCTGGAAACAATATTAGTAACATGTTTTTAAAAGCATATATGGCTCAAGCAAAAAAAAGTTTAAACAATGATGGAAAATTATCAAATGATACAGAAAGTTTTAATAAAGAAATGCAAACAATAGCTTTTGAAATGATGCTCAACCAAATGATGGAAAGTTCAGGTAACTCCATGATGAAAGAGTATCTAACAACTGCTTTAACACAGCAAGATTCTTTAAGTTCAAGCTATGGTTTGGAAACTTTAAGCAATTACAATTCATTTATGAGAAATAATAATTACAATGATACATATTTGCAAGCTTATACCAAAGGAATGGATACTGATTTTAGTGGATTAGGTATAAAGGCTTCTAAATATGAATCAAATGTAAATCCAGGTACAATCAGTAATACTCCTGGAGATTATGGTGGAAAATCCTATGGAGCATGGCAGTTTTCAGCAAAAACAGGTTCTCTAAATGATTTTATAAACTGGTTAAAAGATAATAATGGAGAGTTTGCATCTAAGCTTTTGAAGGCAAAGAGTAAGGACGGCAATAAGTTTGGGAAAAATTTTGATGCTGAATGGACTAGTATAGCTTCAAATAATAGAGAACAATTTATGAAAGCTCAACAGGGATATGTAAAAGGACATTACTATGATAAAGTTGCACAAACTTTAAAATCTAAATTTGGATTTGATATAAATACAAGAAGCAATGCATTAAAGGAAAGTTTGTGGTCTACTGTAGTTCAGCATGGCACAGGAGGAGCTTCAGCTATATTTTCTAAATTAAATTTAAATAATAGTGATGCCAATATTATAAATGATCTATACAATGAGCGTCAGAAAGTTAATATATATTTTAGAAGTAGTTCTGATAGAGTGAAGCAAAGTGTATACAATAGATTTACAAGAGAAAAACAGGATATGCTTAGTATGCTAAAGGAAGAGTTTATATAA
- a CDS encoding ketoacyl-ACP synthase III, giving the protein MTYRNVRLKGIEIYHPKNKVHNSFFVKHFDKEAEKVEKLMEHLGREYRYFGDLNEENALTLAIESSKKVMEVSNISPEELDMIVFASDTPEYTFPSNALKINHAIKAKNAHVVYDMNSNCIGMLTAMDVVSRYMKYNNNIKKALVVGSLMISSVIDKNDTLTYPTFADGSAAIILEAVEENESRGFIDSNTFTDSNYHKSFLNPLCGLSKLHKNDVQSRAKYLLWTPFDFSFLSNNWKKVITEMLRRYSLQPKDVGHFLFSQFSKPDVEETLKKMDVELDKYTFVGNEYGYTGVSSPFFALHRALKDNKIKENDYVVFCSVGAGYTMTSILYKF; this is encoded by the coding sequence ATGACTTATAGGAACGTAAGATTAAAAGGAATAGAAATATATCATCCCAAAAATAAAGTGCATAATTCATTTTTTGTTAAACACTTTGACAAAGAAGCTGAAAAAGTAGAAAAATTAATGGAACATTTAGGGAGGGAATATAGGTATTTCGGTGATTTAAATGAGGAAAATGCATTAACCTTAGCAATTGAGTCTTCTAAAAAGGTTATGGAGGTTTCTAATATATCTCCAGAAGAGCTTGATATGATAGTATTCGCTTCTGATACACCAGAATATACTTTTCCAAGTAATGCATTAAAGATAAACCATGCAATTAAAGCTAAAAATGCACATGTTGTTTATGACATGAATTCTAATTGTATAGGTATGTTAACAGCTATGGATGTAGTAAGCAGATATATGAAATATAACAATAATATTAAAAAAGCACTGGTTGTAGGTTCGTTAATGATAAGCTCCGTAATAGATAAGAACGACACACTAACTTATCCAACATTTGCTGATGGCAGTGCAGCAATTATACTTGAAGCGGTAGAAGAAAATGAATCTAGAGGATTTATAGATTCAAATACATTTACGGACAGCAACTACCATAAATCATTTTTAAATCCTTTATGTGGATTATCTAAATTACATAAAAATGATGTACAATCAAGAGCTAAATACTTACTTTGGACACCATTTGATTTTAGTTTTTTATCGAATAATTGGAAAAAAGTTATAACTGAAATGCTTAGAAGATATAGTTTACAGCCAAAAGATGTAGGTCATTTTTTATTTTCACAATTCTCAAAGCCAGATGTAGAAGAAACTTTGAAAAAGATGGATGTGGAGTTAGATAAATATACGTTTGTAGGAAATGAATATGGATATACTGGGGTATCAAGCCCATTTTTTGCATTACATAGAGCACTGAAAGATAATAAGATAAAAGAAAATGATTATGTAGTGTTTTGTTCAGTTGGAGCTGGATACACAATGACTTCTATATTGTATAAATTTTAA